From one Cyanobacterium stanieri PCC 7202 genomic stretch:
- a CDS encoding protein of unknown function DUF214 (PFAM: Predicted permease~COGs: COG0577 ABC-type antimicrobial peptide transport system permease component~InterPro IPR003838~KEGG: tel:tll1383 ABC transporter permease protein~PFAM: protein of unknown function DUF214~SPTR: ABC transporter permease protein), with the protein MKLIDTVKMATTTLMANKMRSSLTMLGIIIGNASVIGMIGIGQGAQELASEQFESLGPNVLFVIPGSRQSRRTTFETPNTLVLSDAEAIASQVPSVENVAPQINGRFLVTVGNRNNNVLVTGVTPDFLPVRSFVVEQGRFFDDTEVRRSVRVAVIGPEIASQFFPNQNPIGQTIKVRNVNFEVIGVMEEKGSFLGTNQDETVYIPLTTMANQLVGRTSQFGTQVSIINVSARDPNSIEAARFQIENLLRLRHKIVGEDDFVVETQKDVLNIVDTVTGGLTIMLAAISGISLLVGGIGVMNIMLVSVTERTQEIGLRKAIGATEENILLQFLIEAVIISAAGGVIGTAIGVGGLTLIALFSPLPTTASPVAIALAVGVSGGIGLFFGVVPARQAAKLDPIVALRSA; encoded by the coding sequence ATGAAATTAATTGATACTGTAAAAATGGCGACCACTACCCTGATGGCAAATAAGATGCGTAGTAGCCTCACCATGTTGGGGATTATCATTGGTAATGCTTCGGTAATTGGTATGATTGGTATTGGACAGGGCGCTCAAGAATTGGCATCGGAACAGTTTGAATCCTTAGGGCCTAATGTTTTATTCGTGATTCCGGGGAGTAGGCAAAGCAGACGGACGACCTTTGAAACACCCAATACCCTTGTACTAAGTGATGCAGAGGCGATCGCCTCTCAGGTGCCGAGTGTGGAGAATGTAGCACCCCAAATTAATGGAAGATTTTTGGTGACGGTGGGAAATAGGAATAATAACGTCTTGGTGACAGGCGTTACCCCCGACTTTTTACCCGTGCGTAGTTTTGTGGTGGAACAAGGGCGCTTTTTTGATGATACAGAGGTAAGACGCAGTGTGAGAGTAGCAGTAATTGGTCCTGAAATTGCGAGTCAATTTTTCCCCAATCAAAATCCCATCGGACAGACCATTAAGGTGCGTAACGTCAATTTTGAGGTAATCGGCGTAATGGAGGAAAAAGGCTCGTTTCTAGGCACCAATCAGGATGAAACTGTCTATATACCCCTGACCACCATGGCGAATCAATTGGTAGGGAGGACATCCCAATTTGGAACCCAAGTCAGCATTATCAATGTTTCGGCACGAGATCCCAATAGTATTGAGGCGGCACGTTTTCAGATTGAAAATTTACTGAGATTACGTCATAAAATCGTTGGGGAGGATGATTTTGTGGTGGAAACCCAAAAGGATGTTTTAAATATTGTGGATACGGTAACAGGGGGTTTGACCATCATGTTGGCCGCCATTTCGGGAATTTCCCTTTTGGTGGGAGGTATTGGGGTAATGAATATTATGTTAGTTTCTGTCACCGAAAGAACCCAAGAAATCGGACTGCGTAAAGCCATTGGGGCGACGGAGGAAAATATTTTGCTCCAGTTTCTCATCGAGGCGGTAATTATTTCGGCGGCGGGGGGTGTCATTGGTACTGCCATTGGGGTGGGTGGTTTAACCCTCATCGCTCTTTTTTCTCCTTTACCGACTACCGCTTCTCCCGTGGCGATCGCCCTTGCGGTTGGAGTTTCGGGGGGCATTGGTTTATTTTTTGGGGTAGTACCTGCCCGACAAGCGGCTAAATTAGATCCCATCGTTGCGCTACGTAGCGCTTAA
- a CDS encoding D-alanine--D-alanine ligase (PFAM: D-ala D-ala ligase N-terminus; D-ala D-ala ligase C-terminus~TIGRFAM: D-alanine--D-alanine ligase~COGs: COG1181 D-alanine-D-alanine ligase and related ATP-grasp protein~InterProIPR005905:IPR011761:IPR000291:IPR011127:IPR 011095~KEGG: ava:Ava_0360 D-alanyl-alanine synthetase A~PFAM: D-alanine--D-alanine ligase domain protein~PRIAM: D-alanine--D-alanine ligase~SPTR: D-alanine--D-alanine ligase;~TIGRFAM: D-alanine/D-alanine ligase), whose amino-acid sequence MTAIKVGLLFGGRSGEHQVSITSARAIASALEKGENKQKYQVTPFYINQNGVWLNPEQSAQVLASGIPDDSSTTQGSKWQFPVQCQEMEVWFPILHGPNGEDGTVQGLLTLMDVPFVGSGVLGSALGMDKIAMKNAFDHAQLPQVDYIAVTRDEVFSGPCVFPKLCDRIDTALGYPCFVKPANLGSSVGIAKAKTRQELEEALDSAAQYDHRIIVEAGVKAREVECAVLGNSQAKASVVGEITYNADFYDYETKYTDGKAQLIIPAQLPENIVHKIQEMSLKAFHALNCQGLSRVDFFYVEETGEVLINEINTLPGFTALSMYPQLWEASGVKFADLVDKLINFAMNKQ is encoded by the coding sequence ATGACGGCAATAAAGGTAGGACTCTTATTTGGTGGACGTTCTGGGGAGCATCAGGTTTCCATTACTTCGGCAAGGGCGATCGCCTCTGCCCTAGAAAAAGGGGAAAATAAACAAAAATATCAAGTAACTCCCTTTTACATCAATCAAAATGGAGTGTGGCTAAACCCCGAACAATCAGCCCAAGTTTTAGCATCGGGTATCCCTGATGATAGTTCCACCACCCAAGGCTCTAAGTGGCAATTTCCTGTCCAATGCCAAGAGATGGAGGTTTGGTTTCCTATCCTCCACGGGCCCAACGGAGAAGATGGCACCGTACAAGGATTGTTAACCCTTATGGATGTGCCTTTTGTGGGTAGTGGGGTTTTGGGTTCCGCCCTCGGTATGGATAAAATCGCCATGAAAAATGCCTTTGACCATGCCCAACTGCCCCAAGTTGATTATATTGCCGTTACTAGGGATGAAGTTTTTTCGGGCCCCTGTGTCTTTCCCAAACTGTGCGATCGCATCGATACTGCCCTTGGTTATCCCTGTTTTGTCAAACCCGCCAACCTTGGTTCATCCGTAGGCATTGCCAAAGCCAAAACCCGTCAAGAATTAGAAGAAGCCCTCGACAGTGCCGCCCAATATGACCATCGCATCATCGTTGAGGCAGGGGTAAAAGCCAGAGAAGTGGAATGTGCCGTTTTGGGTAATAGTCAAGCCAAAGCCTCCGTGGTGGGCGAAATTACCTACAATGCCGACTTTTACGACTACGAAACCAAATACACCGACGGCAAAGCCCAGTTAATTATCCCTGCCCAACTGCCCGAAAATATTGTCCATAAAATTCAAGAAATGTCCCTCAAAGCATTTCATGCCCTCAATTGTCAGGGATTGTCAAGGGTTGACTTTTTCTATGTAGAAGAAACAGGGGAAGTGTTGATCAACGAAATTAATACCCTGCCCGGATTTACTGCCCTTAGTATGTATCCTCAACTATGGGAAGCATCAGGGGTAAAATTTGCCGACTTAGTGGATAAATTAATTAATTTCGCCATGAACAAACAATAG
- a CDS encoding Rieske (2Fe-2S) iron-sulfur domain protein (PFAM: Rieske [2Fe-2S] domain~COGs: COG4638 Phenylpropionate dioxygenase and related ring-hydroxylating dioxygenase large terminal subunit~InterPro IPR017941~KEGG: ava:Ava_1827 Rieske (2Fe-2S) region~PFAM: Rieske [2Fe-2S] iron-sulphur domain~SPTR: Rieske (2Fe-2S) region) has protein sequence MGQLEYKPNVRTCGINLNHWYVVARSVEVKDQPVSVTLWHNEIVLFRDSQGNINALEDRCPHRQVKLSPGKVVDDNIECAYHGWQFDKEGNCSFVPYLDERQKLPRCKIKRYPVQELDGFIWLFPGDGDSEAVSPMGLPEWEHLNYIASVAEVDCPGHYSYLIENLMDMHHGHLHDNYQAWASATLNKIDMSDTRVDVLYDAQSYYRIDKIWSISQLFFPSLRKLHPEPLRVSYVYPHWSSSLGQDFRIYCLFCPVNETTTKAYLIHFTSLESFWRLHKLPVWFRRFIKDSLFNAAKGLLEGLIVQDVEMIIQEQKAFNENPLRRNYELNRAIAKVQQLIISQFTQSMEQKINN, from the coding sequence ATGGGACAACTAGAATATAAACCCAATGTACGCACCTGCGGAATAAACCTCAATCACTGGTATGTAGTCGCCAGAAGTGTGGAAGTAAAAGATCAACCTGTTAGCGTTACCCTTTGGCATAATGAAATCGTCCTTTTTCGGGATAGTCAAGGTAACATCAACGCTTTAGAAGATCGTTGTCCCCATCGTCAGGTAAAATTAAGTCCGGGTAAGGTGGTTGATGATAACATCGAATGTGCTTATCATGGATGGCAGTTTGATAAGGAAGGGAATTGCTCTTTTGTGCCTTATTTAGATGAAAGGCAAAAGTTACCCCGTTGTAAGATTAAGCGTTATCCCGTGCAGGAGTTAGACGGTTTTATTTGGTTATTCCCTGGGGATGGAGATAGTGAAGCAGTTAGCCCCATGGGGTTGCCTGAATGGGAGCATTTGAATTATATTGCCAGTGTGGCGGAGGTTGACTGTCCTGGGCATTATTCTTATTTGATTGAAAATTTGATGGATATGCACCATGGACATCTCCATGATAATTATCAGGCATGGGCTTCGGCTACTCTCAATAAGATTGATATGAGTGATACGAGGGTGGATGTGTTGTATGATGCCCAAAGTTATTATCGCATTGACAAAATTTGGTCGATTTCTCAGTTGTTTTTCCCTTCTTTACGCAAGTTACATCCTGAACCTTTGAGGGTTAGTTATGTATATCCCCATTGGAGTTCGAGTTTGGGGCAGGATTTTAGAATTTATTGTCTATTTTGCCCTGTGAATGAAACGACCACTAAGGCTTATCTGATTCATTTTACTTCTTTGGAGTCTTTCTGGCGTTTACATAAGTTGCCTGTGTGGTTTAGACGTTTTATTAAAGATAGTCTATTTAATGCGGCTAAGGGTTTATTGGAGGGGTTGATTGTTCAGGATGTGGAGATGATTATTCAAGAGCAAAAGGCTTTTAATGAGAATCCTTTACGACGTAATTATGAGTTGAACCGTGCGATCGCCAAGGTACAGCAATTGATCATCTCTCAGTTTACCCAATCCATGGAGCAAAAAATAAATAATTAA
- a CDS encoding CRISPR-associated protein, Cas2 family (PFAM: CRISPR associated protein Cas2~TIGRFAM: CRISPR-associated endoribonuclease Cas2~COGs: COG1343 Uncharacterized protein predicted to be involved in DNA repair~InterPro IPR021127~KEGG: syn:ssr7093 hypothetical protein~SPTR: CRISPR-associated protein Cas2;~TIGRFAM: CRISPR-associated protein Cas2): MLFYIVVYDITDDKRRKKIADILEGYGVRVQYSVFECVLNVKQYRELKKKLKRVFKQEEDNLRFYPISDHTLRQVETWGQGSPPTNPPKSKVI; this comes from the coding sequence ATGCTTTTTTATATAGTCGTTTATGACATCACCGACGACAAACGCCGAAAAAAAATAGCGGACATCCTCGAAGGTTATGGAGTGAGGGTGCAGTATAGCGTTTTTGAATGTGTTTTAAATGTTAAGCAATATCGGGAGTTGAAAAAAAAGTTAAAAAGAGTTTTTAAACAGGAGGAAGACAATCTCAGATTTTACCCCATTTCTGATCATACCCTCAGACAGGTAGAAACATGGGGACAAGGTTCGCCCCCCACAAATCCCCCAAAATCAAAGGTTATCTAA
- a CDS encoding CRISPR-associated protein, Cas1 family (PFAM: CRISPR associated protein Cas1~TIGRFAM: CRISPR-associated endonuclease Cas1~COGs: COG1518 Uncharacterized protein predicted to be involved in DNA repair~InterPro IPR002729~KEGG: cyt:cce_0348 hypothetical protein~PFAM: protein of unknown function DUF48~SPTR: Similar to tr|Q6ZEA6|Q6ZEA6;~TIGRFAM: CRISPR-associated protein Cas1), translating into MNTVYVSQQGCYLSLKKELLIVKHGNNILEEVQLPLIEQIVIMGKSQITTQAIRACLKKNIPIVYLSRMGYCYGRTVAIERGYRYLSRYQQLLEMGDQLIVARDIVKAKLANSRVILRRQQQRKPSIDVSHTLNILSYLIEKVAQTSTIEKLMGYEGAGASAYFSALGQCMTNPDFIFFGRSRRPPGNPVNALLSFGYQILWNHLLVLVELQGLDPYYGCLHQPNERHPVLASDLVEEFRASIIDSLVLYLVNKNTINAVDDFTFKHGGCYLNNSGRKKFLNAFIQRMEELIDTGRETKQPRWDLLTRQVRCYKNFVYHPAFGYQPHRIR; encoded by the coding sequence ATGAATACAGTTTATGTATCGCAACAGGGTTGTTATTTATCCCTCAAAAAAGAATTGTTGATCGTAAAACATGGTAACAACATCCTTGAAGAAGTACAACTGCCCTTGATTGAACAAATTGTGATCATGGGTAAATCCCAAATCACCACCCAAGCCATTCGCGCTTGTTTAAAGAAAAATATCCCCATCGTTTATCTATCCAGAATGGGTTACTGTTATGGGCGCACTGTTGCCATTGAAAGGGGCTATCGCTATCTAAGTCGTTATCAACAACTCTTAGAAATGGGGGATCAATTAATAGTTGCCCGAGATATAGTTAAAGCTAAATTAGCCAATAGTCGGGTTATTTTGCGTCGGCAACAACAACGAAAACCATCTATCGATGTATCCCACACCCTCAATATCCTTAGTTATTTAATAGAAAAAGTCGCTCAAACCTCCACCATTGAAAAATTAATGGGTTATGAAGGTGCTGGGGCAAGTGCTTACTTTTCCGCCTTGGGGCAATGTATGACGAATCCTGACTTTATCTTTTTTGGGCGTAGTCGTCGCCCTCCGGGTAATCCTGTTAATGCCCTTCTGAGTTTTGGTTATCAAATTCTTTGGAATCACCTTCTTGTATTGGTTGAATTACAAGGATTAGATCCCTATTATGGTTGTCTCCATCAACCAAATGAGCGTCATCCTGTCTTAGCGTCTGACTTAGTAGAGGAGTTTCGGGCTTCCATTATCGATTCTTTAGTACTTTATTTGGTTAACAAAAATACCATCAACGCCGTGGATGATTTTACTTTTAAGCATGGCGGTTGTTATCTTAACAACAGTGGTAGAAAAAAGTTTTTAAATGCTTTCATCCAAAGGATGGAGGAATTAATCGATACGGGTAGGGAAACTAAACAACCCCGTTGGGATTTGTTAACCAGACAGGTAAGATGCTACAAAAATTTTGTTTATCATCCTGCTTTTGGGTATCAACCCCATCGTATTCGCTGA
- a CDS encoding hypothetical protein (KEGG: syn:sll7069 hypothetical protein~SPTR: Sll7069 protein) gives MLISCKGSLIKSIAVALGNGIVTLVLLLVAPMGLAGVITTTIAITIATLVVTFIFDLITLWLIKSPVINFLDYPYREIKTGQISSAQKMEMELNRLRNLEDE, from the coding sequence ATGTTAATTTCTTGCAAAGGAAGCCTGATTAAAAGTATTGCTGTGGCTTTGGGGAATGGCATTGTCACCCTAGTGCTGTTATTAGTTGCGCCCATGGGATTAGCAGGGGTGATTACCACCACCATCGCCATTACCATCGCCACCCTAGTGGTGACATTTATATTTGATTTGATTACTCTTTGGTTAATAAAATCCCCCGTGATCAATTTTCTCGATTACCCTTATAGAGAGATCAAAACAGGGCAAATTTCCTCCGCTCAAAAAATGGAGATGGAACTTAATCGACTCAGAAACCTTGAGGATGAATGA
- a CDS encoding hypothetical protein (KEGG: syn:sll7070 hypothetical protein~SPTR: Putative uncharacterized protein sll7070), which translates to MEHHHDKQTIYLSNRSIWSNIALCFILSPAAGYIHTRRWGALARVFLVLVSFFVITTPSSMTNREAFERGQKYSLLASFIATIDNSIAIQNAKDKLKNNDSSDI; encoded by the coding sequence ATGGAACATCATCACGACAAACAAACCATTTACCTATCCAACAGATCAATTTGGTCAAATATTGCATTATGTTTTATCTTATCGCCCGCAGCAGGTTACATCCACACCAGAAGATGGGGTGCCTTGGCTAGAGTTTTTTTGGTATTAGTTAGTTTTTTTGTAATAACAACTCCTTCGAGTATGACTAACAGAGAAGCCTTTGAAAGAGGACAAAAATACTCATTATTAGCCTCCTTTATTGCCACCATCGATAACTCTATCGCCATTCAAAACGCTAAAGACAAATTAAAGAATAACGATTCATCGGATATTTAA
- a CDS encoding hypothetical protein (KEGG: pyo:PY03052 sporozoite surface protein 2 precursor~SPTR: Sporozoite surface protein 2), translated as MNNNRNATLLRAFIDEVQQTGIFPHPEIINLFEQHQQQLTQPRKLPPFPHLPTPPEKSSKTSEKITPSQNSEPMMTSNPDDSLEEELLSNNEPSPATEEEKTPDDNHNYPFSPNINPENHNYVIYLENPYTPPAHNIVANDFIPHHHNFGNNPETVIPINQEIYSSCPENNPSPEQNNPQLNPRKKRIITRDEKLIQSYIEYVRKTGDCEYPLLEKQLLHN; from the coding sequence ATGAACAACAATCGCAACGCAACTCTCCTTAGAGCATTCATTGACGAAGTACAACAAACAGGAATCTTCCCCCATCCAGAAATAATCAATCTTTTTGAACAACATCAACAACAACTCACCCAACCCAGAAAACTACCCCCATTTCCCCACCTACCAACACCCCCTGAAAAATCATCCAAAACCTCAGAGAAAATTACACCTTCTCAAAACTCAGAACCCATGATGACATCAAATCCTGATGATTCATTAGAAGAAGAATTATTGTCCAATAACGAACCCTCCCCCGCCACCGAAGAAGAAAAAACCCCAGACGACAACCATAACTATCCATTCTCACCAAATATTAACCCTGAAAATCATAACTATGTCATCTACCTAGAAAATCCCTATACTCCCCCCGCCCACAATATTGTAGCAAATGACTTTATTCCCCATCACCATAATTTTGGGAATAACCCTGAAACCGTTATCCCCATCAACCAAGAAATTTACTCCTCTTGCCCCGAAAACAATCCATCTCCAGAACAAAATAACCCCCAACTCAATCCCAGAAAAAAAAGAATCATCACCAGAGACGAAAAACTAATACAAAGCTATATCGAATATGTCAGAAAAACAGGAGATTGTGAATATCCCCTTCTCGAAAAACAACTGTTACACAATTAA
- a CDS encoding hypothetical protein (KEGG: syn:slr7100 hypothetical protein~SPTR: Putative uncharacterized protein) gives MDNQEFLAENNEINKEMITIESSDLHEIEVVQSSSQEKQTPEIEALEVIEQEETEENIKEVPDYIALIKWIETNPRYAHLVAKVDGEGEVKPSQPDNLFIEKIKNNLFVKIIKNHLLSIPTEYYGKSYVTDKVRDDAVVVSRLINVSNLIDFFGNSPLWFFAFKSLGNAPAFFITIVMNIIILKFSNDLSTNINRSNKNYHLVKKAGLFSGLVILNVIQSVASGIGVELFNNQAKLTEVKAQEIVEAQMIIEQENMEFLKNANSPQYLQVKERCEKGEAELNRIPRSNPRWNSLYAEMHGTWQERTQDWNNVPMEQLPVCRQLVRLQNELFVNYENAQNDFNDLLIARNDVGNDLLFLDSSFPNIYQSNFTSEGELKSSLELVTLATNSFLTKLFDGELGAIALPLFILSFSVISSFVSCIITWNYSEDEYVKLSWDEELKQKRDLWLETQWRNLINDNAHNQ, from the coding sequence ATGGATAACCAAGAGTTTTTGGCAGAAAATAACGAAATAAATAAAGAAATGATTACTATTGAGTCATCCGATTTACATGAAATAGAGGTAGTCCAATCATCTAGCCAAGAAAAACAAACTCCCGAAATTGAGGCTTTAGAAGTAATTGAACAAGAAGAAACAGAGGAAAATATCAAAGAAGTACCTGATTATATAGCCTTAATTAAATGGATTGAAACTAATCCCCGTTATGCCCACTTGGTGGCGAAGGTTGATGGAGAAGGAGAAGTAAAACCAAGTCAACCTGATAATCTATTCATCGAAAAAATAAAAAATAATTTATTCGTCAAAATAATCAAAAATCATTTATTAAGCATCCCCACGGAATATTATGGCAAATCCTATGTCACTGATAAGGTAAGAGATGATGCGGTGGTGGTTTCTCGTCTGATTAATGTTAGTAATTTAATTGATTTTTTTGGCAATAGTCCATTGTGGTTTTTCGCTTTCAAATCTCTTGGCAATGCCCCTGCGTTTTTTATTACTATTGTTATGAATATTATTATTCTTAAATTTAGTAATGATTTATCAACTAATATTAATAGAAGTAACAAAAATTATCATTTAGTCAAAAAAGCGGGGTTATTTTCTGGGTTAGTTATTTTAAATGTCATTCAATCTGTCGCATCGGGCATCGGAGTAGAGTTATTTAATAATCAGGCAAAATTGACGGAGGTAAAAGCCCAAGAAATTGTTGAAGCACAGATGATAATTGAGCAAGAAAATATGGAGTTTTTAAAGAATGCTAATTCTCCTCAATATTTACAGGTAAAAGAACGATGTGAAAAGGGAGAGGCGGAATTAAATCGTATTCCTCGTTCTAATCCCCGTTGGAATTCTTTGTATGCGGAAATGCACGGCACATGGCAAGAGCGCACCCAAGACTGGAATAATGTACCCATGGAGCAGTTGCCTGTCTGTCGTCAGTTGGTGCGGTTACAAAATGAGCTTTTTGTTAACTATGAAAATGCTCAAAATGATTTTAATGATTTATTAATTGCTCGTAATGATGTTGGTAATGATTTATTGTTTTTAGATAGTAGTTTTCCTAATATTTATCAGTCTAATTTCACCTCTGAAGGGGAGTTAAAATCTTCTCTGGAATTGGTTACTTTGGCAACTAATAGTTTTTTGACTAAGTTGTTTGATGGAGAGTTAGGGGCGATCGCCCTGCCCCTGTTTATATTATCATTCTCAGTAATCAGCAGTTTTGTGTCTTGTATCATCACCTGGAATTACTCCGAAGACGAATATGTAAAACTATCGTGGGATGAGGAATTGAAACAAAAAAGAGATTTATGGCTAGAAACCCAATGGCGAAACCTAATCAACGACAACGCACACAATCAATAG
- a CDS encoding CRISPR-associated protein, Cmr2 family (PFAM: CRISPR-associated protein~InterPro IPR000160~KEGG: cyn:Cyan7425_5328 hypothetical protein~SPTR: Putative uncharacterized protein), with protein sequence MVVYTAITFSPVQGFIEKSRKLRDLYGASLILSYLSKKIVDGAKDNQCEVISPGLPKLAKGMPNRILIKGDFPQELVKETLFNSWKKVLWECKAWIESHVSDVVYTWDRDWEMWATHTWEFFWGQGDSITSAIEDLESNKLSRDWVGINWIGESSSLTGTDAIAFNRLGSGHRNPKTLNKAQDKQRIDDFYKKLSAVLENSTEEATEGKVLDLNERLSIPELVKRLITLPNTGIPQKFPKEDLPFPEKFSELSRKPDPQNNITGQWTGWFMGDGDKVGDHLQELLAKPDGEKEIEKFSHAMRKWGDNLSNNFPRDLGRIIYAGGDDFLGVIYSKKKNVDDSQELKKKALQWLSNLKEEWQKHDQDITLSVGFVWVAGSVPQRDVLQHCREAEKVSKNKGRNRVTLRIVFNSGQYVEWTVPWDDLGLLSAYEDRDKQENWAHIYNDLAQLKARHGISFNPSLKSEKDVSLSKALLDIYFQNKGDYLFTKREKIVGDKDLNNFNIWVNNLIEVGWQLCG encoded by the coding sequence ATGGTAGTTTATACAGCAATTACCTTTTCTCCAGTGCAGGGATTTATTGAAAAATCCCGAAAACTGAGGGATTTGTATGGTGCATCTTTGATTTTGTCTTATCTAAGCAAAAAAATCGTTGATGGTGCAAAGGATAATCAGTGTGAGGTTATTTCCCCTGGGTTACCAAAGTTGGCAAAAGGAATGCCTAATCGCATTTTAATCAAAGGGGATTTTCCGCAGGAGTTGGTAAAAGAAACCTTGTTTAACTCTTGGAAAAAAGTCCTCTGGGAGTGCAAAGCATGGATTGAAAGCCATGTGTCTGATGTGGTTTACACTTGGGATAGAGACTGGGAAATGTGGGCTACCCACACCTGGGAATTTTTTTGGGGGCAGGGGGATTCTATCACTTCCGCCATCGAAGACTTGGAAAGTAACAAGTTATCTCGAGATTGGGTTGGTATTAATTGGATTGGTGAAAGTTCTAGTTTAACAGGTACAGATGCGATCGCATTTAACCGTTTAGGTAGTGGACATCGTAACCCAAAAACGTTAAATAAAGCTCAAGATAAACAACGGATTGATGATTTTTATAAAAAATTATCCGCAGTTTTAGAAAACAGCACGGAAGAAGCCACCGAAGGCAAAGTTTTAGACTTAAACGAACGATTAAGCATACCTGAATTAGTCAAAAGATTAATCACTTTACCTAATACTGGGATTCCGCAAAAATTTCCTAAAGAGGATCTTCCCTTTCCCGAGAAATTTAGCGAATTAAGCCGAAAACCAGATCCCCAAAATAACATTACTGGGCAATGGACAGGATGGTTTATGGGGGATGGTGACAAAGTCGGTGATCATCTTCAAGAATTACTTGCCAAACCTGATGGAGAAAAAGAAATTGAAAAATTTAGTCATGCTATGCGTAAATGGGGGGATAATTTAAGTAATAATTTTCCCCGTGATTTAGGTCGTATTATTTATGCAGGGGGAGATGACTTTTTAGGAGTTATTTATAGTAAGAAAAAAAATGTAGATGATTCCCAAGAATTGAAAAAGAAAGCATTGCAATGGCTATCAAATCTTAAGGAAGAATGGCAAAAACACGATCAAGATATTACCCTAAGTGTGGGCTTTGTGTGGGTAGCTGGAAGTGTACCCCAACGGGATGTTTTACAACATTGTCGAGAGGCGGAAAAAGTCTCGAAAAACAAAGGCAGAAATCGAGTCACTCTGCGTATTGTCTTCAATAGTGGTCAATACGTGGAATGGACTGTGCCATGGGATGATCTAGGTTTGTTGTCGGCATATGAAGATAGAGACAAACAAGAAAATTGGGCGCATATTTACAATGATTTAGCTCAATTAAAAGCTCGTCATGGTATTAGTTTTAATCCTTCTTTAAAATCTGAAAAAGATGTAAGTTTAAGTAAGGCTTTACTAGATATTTATTTTCAGAATAAGGGTGATTATCTTTTTACCAAACGTGAAAAAATAGTAGGAGATAAAGATCTAAATAATTTTAATATTTGGGTTAATAATTTAATTGAAGTAGGATGGCAGTTGTGCGGTTAA